A part of Pectinatus sottacetonis genomic DNA contains:
- the feoB gene encoding ferrous iron transport protein B: MGITIALAGNPNCGKTTLFNTLTGGTEYVGNWPGVTVEKKDGILKNHRDVIIQDLPGIYSLSPYSLEETVTRNYLVKQRPDVIINIVDGTNIERNLYLTTQLIELGIPVIVAINMVDVVRKKGDKIDIGRLSEALNCEVVTISALKKEGCPELTEKAIALAGKTDHMELPHVYTGSVEHALAHIEESIANYVYKNSLRWYAIKVFERDEKVRKALNLKPELLEHLELHITDCEKELDDDAESIIVNQRYAYIAKVVDTAVQRKAPQGSLTVSDKIDRIVTNRILALPIFAVVMTLMYYISITTVGAAATDWVNDTFFGDIVTNAATAGLNSIAAPAWLSSLIIDGIIGGVGTVLGFVPQIVLIFLFLSILEDSGYMARVAFIMDRIFRRFGLSGKSFIPVLIGTGCGVPAIMAARTIEDEKDRRMTIMLSTFIPCTAKTVIIGMITATFFPDTVLIAPAMYFLGIAIIVGSGIILKKTSYFGGDPAPFVMELPAYHVPSVKGVLIHMWERAKYFIIKAGTIIFTACMVIWFLSKFNWMLGMVDNIETSMLAGIGSLVGWIFAPLGFGDWKGAVAVISAEMAKEQAIGTLAILSNVSDPQNDMLVMQGIRSMFTPMAAFSYMILNLFDPPCIVAIATIAREMNSKKWAAAAVGYQIVVGYILAFICYQLGMYLFYGAIFGTGQIVALVFTALIIFLLMRPGTDSKSKALHSLENS, translated from the coding sequence ATGGGAATTACTATTGCCCTTGCCGGCAATCCCAACTGCGGAAAAACTACTTTATTTAATACTTTGACTGGCGGAACCGAATATGTCGGAAACTGGCCGGGGGTTACAGTAGAAAAGAAAGATGGTATATTAAAGAATCATCGTGATGTTATAATTCAGGATCTTCCAGGTATTTATTCCTTATCTCCATATAGTTTAGAAGAAACTGTTACGAGAAATTATTTAGTAAAACAGCGCCCGGATGTTATTATTAATATTGTTGACGGGACTAATATAGAAAGAAATTTATATCTTACAACACAGCTTATTGAGCTGGGAATACCCGTAATAGTAGCAATAAATATGGTTGATGTTGTAAGGAAAAAGGGCGATAAAATTGATATTGGCAGGCTTAGTGAAGCACTTAACTGTGAAGTCGTGACTATTAGCGCCTTGAAAAAAGAAGGCTGTCCGGAACTTACGGAAAAAGCAATTGCTCTGGCTGGAAAAACTGATCATATGGAGCTGCCGCATGTATATACGGGTAGTGTAGAACATGCGTTGGCACATATTGAAGAATCTATTGCAAATTATGTTTATAAGAACAGTCTGCGCTGGTATGCAATCAAAGTTTTTGAACGTGACGAAAAAGTCAGGAAAGCCTTAAATTTAAAACCAGAACTACTGGAACATTTGGAATTGCATATTACTGATTGTGAAAAGGAATTAGATGATGATGCTGAAAGCATTATCGTAAATCAGCGCTATGCATATATTGCAAAAGTTGTGGATACAGCCGTACAAAGAAAAGCACCTCAGGGCAGCCTTACTGTTTCAGATAAAATTGACCGAATTGTCACAAACAGAATTTTAGCACTGCCTATTTTTGCTGTTGTTATGACATTAATGTATTATATTTCTATTACTACTGTTGGTGCTGCTGCCACTGATTGGGTTAATGATACGTTTTTTGGTGATATTGTTACAAACGCAGCAACTGCCGGGCTGAATTCTATAGCTGCACCGGCATGGCTTTCCAGTCTGATAATCGATGGTATTATCGGTGGTGTCGGTACGGTACTGGGATTCGTTCCGCAGATTGTGCTTATTTTCCTATTCCTGTCCATATTGGAGGATTCAGGGTATATGGCACGTGTCGCTTTTATCATGGATCGTATTTTCCGCAGGTTTGGTTTATCGGGAAAATCATTTATTCCTGTTTTGATAGGTACTGGATGTGGTGTTCCGGCTATTATGGCAGCCCGTACGATTGAAGATGAAAAAGACAGGCGTATGACAATCATGCTGAGTACATTTATTCCCTGTACAGCTAAAACTGTAATTATTGGCATGATAACAGCTACCTTTTTCCCTGATACAGTCCTTATCGCTCCTGCAATGTATTTCCTGGGAATTGCCATTATCGTCGGTTCAGGAATCATACTGAAAAAGACAAGTTATTTTGGCGGGGATCCAGCACCGTTTGTAATGGAACTTCCTGCTTATCATGTTCCATCAGTAAAAGGTGTGCTAATTCACATGTGGGAACGTGCTAAATATTTTATTATTAAAGCTGGTACCATTATTTTTACGGCATGTATGGTGATCTGGTTCTTGTCTAAATTCAATTGGATGTTGGGAATGGTTGATAATATAGAAACGAGTATGCTGGCTGGTATCGGCAGCCTTGTTGGATGGATTTTTGCTCCGCTTGGGTTTGGTGATTGGAAGGGAGCAGTAGCTGTTATAAGTGCTGAAATGGCAAAAGAACAAGCTATTGGCACACTAGCGATATTGAGCAATGTATCAGATCCCCAAAATGATATGCTGGTTATGCAAGGAATACGATCCATGTTCACACCTATGGCAGCATTTTCTTATATGATACTTAATCTGTTTGATCCGCCTTGCATAGTAGCTATTGCAACTATTGCTCGGGAAATGAACAGCAAAAAATGGGCGGCGGCAGCAGTTGGTTACCAGATTGTCGTAGGCTATATATTGGCATTTATTTGCTATCAATTGGGAATGTATTTGTTTTATGGTGCTATATTTGGAACAGGACAGATAGTTGCCCTGGTATTCACAGCCTTGATAATATTTTTGCTTATGCGTCCGGGAACTGATTCCAAATCCAAAGCACTTCATTCGTTAGAAAATTCTTAA
- a CDS encoding FeoA family protein has product MKCLSDAKVGETVKVVKLEGKGPTKRRIMDMGITKGTSIYIRKVAPLGDPVELNVRGYELSVRKTEADTIQVE; this is encoded by the coding sequence ATGAAATGTCTTAGTGATGCAAAAGTAGGCGAAACTGTAAAAGTTGTTAAATTAGAAGGCAAAGGACCTACTAAAAGAAGAATTATGGATATGGGAATAACTAAAGGAACGTCCATATATATACGTAAGGTAGCTCCTCTGGGAGATCCAGTTGAACTCAATGTGCGCGGTTATGAACTTTCAGTACGCAAAACAGAAGCAGATACTATTCAGGTAGAATAG
- a CDS encoding FeoA family protein encodes MMMAIAVREESLQLNRTSCDECENFTKKEQTMPLLMVDRGKPVIIRKITGRDNVRQHLAELGLTVDSKVTVMNSIGGNLILQVKDSRIALDRKMAGHIMV; translated from the coding sequence ATGATGATGGCGATTGCTGTTAGAGAAGAAAGTTTACAGCTTAATAGAACATCATGTGACGAGTGTGAAAATTTTACAAAAAAGGAGCAGACCATGCCACTACTAATGGTAGATCGGGGCAAACCTGTAATTATCCGCAAAATAACAGGACGTGATAATGTAAGGCAACATTTAGCTGAACTGGGACTCACAGTTGATAGTAAAGTAACTGTAATGAATTCTATAGGGGGAAACCTTATATTACAGGTAAAGGACAGCCGTATTGCTTTAGACAGAAAAATGGCTGGACATATTATGGTATGA